The following are encoded together in the Streptomyces flavofungini genome:
- a CDS encoding urease accessory protein UreD codes for MTHPQLLQDDTGLRPPSPAGVRARARITARRDAQGRTVLPLLHGEAPLALRRTRTTGPEAHVMLVGAMSGPLGGDRLTVEAEVEQGARLSVGSAAATIALPGQDGAPAHYDVRLTVAAGAELRWLPEQLISVQGSELRVTTRADIAAGGRLVLREEQVLGRTAETPGLLSSRLTVHLAGRPLLDQELSCGPGAPGGWDGPAVLAGHRAVGQLIVVDPDFAHTPPPPTPLGESAALTPLAGPGALVTALAPDALQLRRTLDEALTHLTRLT; via the coding sequence GTGACCCACCCGCAGCTCCTCCAGGACGACACCGGGCTCAGGCCGCCGAGCCCCGCCGGGGTCCGGGCCCGCGCCCGCATCACCGCGCGCAGGGACGCCCAAGGCCGCACGGTCCTGCCCCTCCTCCACGGCGAGGCCCCCCTGGCCCTGCGCCGCACCCGCACCACGGGACCCGAGGCCCACGTCATGCTGGTGGGGGCCATGAGCGGCCCCCTCGGCGGCGACCGGCTGACCGTGGAGGCAGAGGTCGAGCAGGGGGCGCGCCTGAGCGTCGGATCGGCCGCGGCGACCATCGCCCTGCCGGGCCAGGACGGCGCCCCGGCGCACTACGACGTGCGCCTCACGGTCGCCGCCGGGGCGGAACTGCGCTGGCTGCCGGAGCAGCTGATCTCGGTGCAGGGCAGCGAGCTGCGCGTCACGACCCGCGCGGACATCGCCGCAGGCGGCCGCCTGGTCCTGCGCGAGGAACAGGTACTGGGCCGCACGGCCGAGACCCCGGGCCTCCTCTCCTCCAGACTCACCGTGCACCTTGCCGGGCGCCCCCTCCTGGACCAGGAACTGTCCTGCGGCCCCGGAGCCCCGGGCGGCTGGGACGGCCCCGCCGTCCTGGCGGGCCATCGCGCCGTGGGCCAACTGATCGTCGTGGACCCGGACTTCGCCCACACCCCACCACCCCCGACACCCCTGGGCGAGTCAGCGGCCCTCACCCCTCTGGCAGGACCAGGCGCCCTGGTCACCGCCCTGGCCCCCGACGCCCTGCAGCTGCGCCGGACCCTCGACGAGGCCCTGACCCACCTCACCCGCCTGACCTAG
- a CDS encoding lysophospholipid acyltransferase family protein gives MFYLLLKYVLLGPLLRLMFRPRIEGLEHIPEHGAAIVAGNHLSFSDHFLMPAIIKRRITFLAKAEYFTGPGIKGRLTAAFFRSAGQIPVDRSGKEAGQAAIREGLGVLRKGELLGIYPEGTRSHDGRLYKGKVGVAAMALKAQVPVIPCAMIGTFEAQPPGKVVPRFRRVTIRFGEPLEFSRYAGMDGEKAVLRAVTDELMYAILGLSGQEYVDKYAAVVKAEEAEARAAEGARAVGGRKFPRMPLS, from the coding sequence ATGTTCTACCTACTGCTCAAGTACGTGCTCCTCGGGCCGCTGCTCCGATTGATGTTCCGCCCCAGAATCGAAGGGCTGGAGCACATTCCGGAGCACGGTGCGGCCATCGTCGCCGGGAACCACCTGTCGTTCTCCGACCACTTCCTGATGCCCGCCATCATCAAGCGGCGCATCACGTTCCTGGCCAAGGCCGAGTACTTCACCGGGCCCGGCATCAAGGGACGGCTCACCGCCGCGTTCTTCCGCAGCGCCGGACAGATCCCGGTGGACCGCTCCGGCAAGGAGGCCGGCCAGGCCGCGATCCGCGAGGGCCTCGGCGTGCTGCGCAAGGGCGAGCTCCTCGGCATCTACCCGGAGGGCACCCGCTCGCACGACGGCCGCCTGTACAAGGGCAAGGTCGGCGTCGCCGCGATGGCGCTCAAGGCGCAGGTCCCGGTGATCCCCTGCGCGATGATCGGCACCTTCGAGGCGCAGCCGCCCGGCAAGGTCGTACCGCGCTTCCGACGCGTGACGATCCGCTTCGGCGAGCCCCTCGAATTCTCCCGCTACGCGGGCATGGACGGCGAGAAGGCGGTCCTGCGCGCGGTCACGGACGAGCTGATGTACGCGATCCTCGGTCTGTCCGGGCAGGAGTACGTGGACAAGTACGCGGCCGTGGTCAAGGCGGAGGAGGCCGAGGCGAGGGCCGCGGAGGGAGCGCGGGCGGTGGGGGGCCGGAAGTTCCCGCGGATGCCGCTGAGCTGA
- a CDS encoding urease accessory protein UreF has protein sequence MSRAALMVLADGRFPAGGHAHSGGAEAAVKAGRITGARSLEDFCRGRLHTTGVVSAALAAAAALGVDIAALDEAADARTPSAALRTTARRLGRQLLRAARVAWPAAELDALARAFPKGAHQPVVLGATARAAGLDGADAAYCSAYESVSGPATAVVRLLSLDPFDATAVLARLAPDLDAMVTSAESAARRAVTEGVGVLPAASAPFLEVGAEGHAGWGVRLFAS, from the coding sequence ATGTCGCGGGCCGCACTCATGGTCCTGGCCGACGGCCGCTTCCCCGCCGGAGGCCACGCGCACTCCGGCGGGGCCGAGGCGGCCGTGAAGGCGGGGCGGATCACCGGGGCGAGATCCCTGGAGGACTTCTGCCGGGGCCGCCTGCACACCACCGGCGTGGTGTCGGCCGCCCTCGCCGCGGCGGCGGCGCTCGGTGTCGACATCGCCGCCCTGGACGAGGCGGCGGACGCCCGCACTCCGTCCGCGGCGCTGCGCACCACCGCCCGCAGACTCGGCCGGCAACTGCTGCGCGCCGCCCGGGTCGCCTGGCCCGCCGCCGAACTCGACGCCCTCGCCCGCGCCTTCCCCAAGGGCGCCCACCAGCCGGTCGTCCTCGGCGCGACCGCCCGGGCGGCGGGCCTCGACGGGGCCGACGCCGCGTACTGCTCCGCCTACGAGAGCGTCAGCGGTCCCGCCACCGCCGTCGTCAGGCTCCTGAGCCTCGACCCGTTCGACGCGACGGCCGTGCTGGCCCGGCTCGCCCCGGACCTGGACGCGATGGTGACGTCGGCGGAGAGCGCTGCCCGGCGGGCCGTCACCGAGGGCGTGGGGGTGCTGCCCGCGGCGTCCGCGCCGTTCCTGGAGGTGGGGGCGGAGGGGCATGCGGGGTGGGGGGTGCGGTTGTTCGCGTCGTAG
- the ureG gene encoding urease accessory protein UreG, with translation MHLDHTHDESKAISADAHRPDGTRRALRIGLGGPVGSGKTATVAALCQALRDELSLAVVTNDIYTREDAEFLLREAVLPPERITAVETGACPHTAIRDDISANLEAVEDLEDEVGPLDLILVESGGDNLTATFSRGLVDAQIFVIDVAGGDDIPRKGGPGVTTADLLVVNKTDLAPYVGSDLARMAADAKAQRSELPVVFQSLRSEEHVGEVARWVREQHVKWTKAPTK, from the coding sequence ATGCACCTCGACCACACCCACGACGAATCCAAGGCGATCAGCGCGGACGCGCACCGCCCCGACGGCACCCGCCGAGCCCTCCGCATCGGCCTCGGCGGCCCCGTCGGCTCCGGCAAGACGGCCACAGTCGCCGCCCTCTGCCAGGCCCTCCGCGACGAACTCTCCCTGGCCGTGGTGACGAACGACATCTACACCCGGGAGGACGCGGAGTTCCTCCTGCGCGAAGCGGTCCTTCCTCCGGAACGCATCACCGCCGTGGAGACGGGAGCCTGCCCCCACACCGCGATCCGCGACGACATCTCCGCGAACCTGGAGGCGGTGGAGGACCTGGAGGACGAGGTCGGCCCACTCGACCTGATCCTCGTGGAGTCCGGCGGCGACAACCTGACGGCGACGTTCTCACGCGGCCTGGTGGACGCCCAGATCTTCGTCATCGACGTGGCGGGAGGCGACGACATCCCGCGCAAGGGCGGCCCCGGCGTGACGACGGCCGACCTGCTCGTGGTGAACAAGACGGACCTGGCCCCGTACGTGGGCTCGGACCTGGCCCGGATGGCGGCGGACGCGAAGGCGCAGCGCTCGGAACTCCCGGTGGTGTTCCAGTCGCTGCGATCCGAGGAGCACGTGGGCGAGGTCGCGCGCTGGGTACGGGAGCAGCACGTGAAGTGGACGAAGGCCCCGACGAAGTGA
- a CDS encoding alpha/beta hydrolase: protein MTTRTRRTVTFGSAGTLVAATLIAGALAAPSASADVRAGQGRAEAAAAKDREAVGAAIAARRAAKKGISWKDCPKDWGIAKPIQCGWVTVPLDYAKPNGKQIKLAVDRIGNTGSKKERQGALLYNPGGPGASGLRFPTRVTSKNKLWEKTAKAYDFVGFEPRGVGHSTPISCVDPQEFVKAPKLDPVPDSEADKRAQRKLAAEYAQGCKERSGWMLPHMTTPNTARDLDVIRAALGEKKLNFLGVSYGTYLGAVYATLYPSHVRRMVFDSVVNPSTKKIWYEANLDQDVAFEIRLKDWMTWVAKYDATFHLGDTVEKVQAQWTKLRATAKKDPLGGVVGPAELVSYFQSAPYYDSTWVSIATNWSKYVAGDTKPLIEAASPDLSDIAGNKASENGNAVYTAVECADAKWPTSWKKWDRDNTRIHKDHPFMTWANAWMNLPCATWPSKQHKPVEVKTGKGLPPTLIAQATRDAATPYPGGVELHKRLKGSRLITEKDAGSHGITNLENPCLNQRVDNYLLTGKLDSRDVTCTPHATPKP from the coding sequence ATGACCACGCGGACCAGACGGACGGTGACGTTCGGTTCTGCGGGCACACTCGTCGCGGCGACGCTGATAGCGGGGGCGCTCGCCGCGCCGTCCGCGAGCGCCGACGTCCGGGCCGGGCAGGGCCGGGCCGAGGCCGCGGCCGCCAAGGACCGGGAGGCCGTCGGCGCCGCCATCGCTGCTCGGCGCGCCGCCAAGAAGGGCATCTCCTGGAAGGACTGTCCCAAGGACTGGGGCATCGCCAAGCCCATCCAGTGCGGCTGGGTCACCGTGCCGCTGGACTACGCCAAGCCCAACGGCAAGCAGATCAAGCTCGCCGTCGACCGCATCGGCAACACCGGGAGCAAGAAGGAGCGCCAGGGCGCGCTGCTCTACAACCCCGGCGGCCCCGGCGCCTCGGGCCTGCGCTTCCCCACCCGCGTGACCAGCAAGAACAAGCTGTGGGAGAAGACCGCCAAGGCCTACGACTTCGTCGGCTTCGAGCCCCGTGGCGTCGGCCACTCCACCCCCATCTCCTGCGTCGACCCGCAGGAGTTCGTGAAGGCGCCCAAGCTCGACCCGGTCCCGGACTCCGAGGCCGACAAGCGCGCCCAGCGCAAGCTCGCCGCCGAGTACGCGCAAGGGTGCAAGGAGCGCAGCGGCTGGATGCTGCCGCACATGACGACGCCCAACACCGCCCGTGATCTGGACGTCATCCGCGCCGCGCTCGGTGAGAAGAAGCTCAACTTCCTGGGCGTGTCCTACGGCACCTACCTCGGCGCCGTCTACGCCACGCTCTACCCGTCCCACGTGCGCCGCATGGTCTTCGACTCGGTCGTGAACCCCTCGACGAAGAAGATCTGGTACGAGGCCAACCTCGACCAGGACGTCGCCTTCGAGATCCGGCTCAAGGACTGGATGACCTGGGTCGCCAAGTACGACGCCACCTTCCACCTCGGCGACACCGTCGAGAAGGTGCAGGCGCAGTGGACCAAGCTCCGCGCCACCGCCAAGAAGGACCCGCTGGGCGGCGTCGTCGGCCCGGCCGAGCTCGTCTCGTACTTCCAGAGCGCGCCCTACTACGACTCCACCTGGGTCTCCATCGCCACCAACTGGAGCAAGTACGTCGCCGGTGACACGAAGCCGCTGATCGAGGCCGCGAGCCCCGACCTGTCCGACATCGCCGGCAACAAGGCGTCGGAGAACGGCAACGCCGTCTACACCGCCGTCGAGTGCGCCGACGCCAAGTGGCCCACCAGCTGGAAGAAGTGGGACCGGGACAACACCCGCATCCACAAGGACCACCCGTTCATGACCTGGGCCAACGCCTGGATGAACCTGCCCTGCGCCACCTGGCCCAGCAAGCAGCACAAGCCCGTCGAGGTGAAGACCGGCAAGGGCCTGCCGCCCACGCTGATCGCCCAGGCCACCCGTGACGCCGCTACGCCGTACCCGGGCGGGGTCGAGCTGCACAAGCGGCTCAAGGGCTCGCGTCTGATCACGGAGAAGGACGCCGGTTCGCACGGCATCACCAACCTCGAGAACCCGTGCCTCAACCAGCGCGTCGACAACTACCTGCTCACCGGCAAGCTCGACAGCCGCGACGTGACGTGCACCCCGCACGCCACGCCCAAGCCGTAG
- a CDS encoding urease subunit alpha yields MTELSRAAYADLFGPTTGDRIRLADTGLLVEIEEDRSGGPGRSGDEAVFGGGKVIRESMGQSRTTRAEGAPDTVVTGAVIIDHWGVVKADVGIRDGRITGIGKAGNPDTMDGVHPDLVIGPETEILSGNGKILTAGGIDTHIHFISPTIVDEALASGVTTLIGGGTGPAEGSKATTITPGAWHLARMFAALENAPVNIGFLGKGNTTSAESMRAQLRAGAVSFKIHEDWGATPAVIDACLNVCEDTGAQLAVHTDTLNEAGFVDATFAAVAGRTLHAFHVEGAGGGHAPDMITAVSLPNMLPSSTNPTRPHTVNTVEEHLDMLMVCHHLNPAVPEDLAFAESRIRPTTIGAEDILHDLGAISIMSSDSQAMGRVGEVVLRTWQTAHVMKRRRGPLPGDTRADNHRARRYVAKYTINAAIAQGIEREVGSVESGKLADLVLWEPAFFGVKPEVVLKGGQIAYAQMGDANASIPTPQPVLPRPMFGGHGRAPARNSLTFVTQSALDDGLPERLALERQFVPIASTRGRTKADMRENDALPRVEVAPDSFAVRIDGELVEPAPAAELPLAQRYFLF; encoded by the coding sequence TTCGGCCCGACGACCGGTGACCGGATCCGGCTCGCCGACACCGGGCTGCTCGTGGAGATCGAGGAGGACCGCTCCGGCGGTCCCGGGCGCTCCGGCGACGAGGCCGTGTTCGGCGGCGGCAAGGTCATCCGCGAGTCGATGGGCCAGTCCCGTACGACCCGCGCCGAAGGGGCCCCCGACACCGTCGTCACCGGCGCCGTGATCATCGACCACTGGGGTGTGGTCAAGGCCGACGTGGGCATCCGCGACGGCCGGATCACCGGCATCGGCAAGGCCGGGAACCCGGACACGATGGACGGCGTCCACCCCGATCTCGTCATCGGCCCCGAGACCGAGATCCTGTCGGGCAACGGAAAGATCCTCACCGCGGGCGGCATCGACACGCACATCCACTTCATCTCGCCCACGATCGTGGACGAGGCCCTGGCCTCCGGCGTCACCACGCTCATAGGCGGCGGCACCGGTCCCGCCGAGGGCAGCAAGGCCACCACCATCACCCCCGGCGCCTGGCACCTGGCCCGGATGTTCGCCGCCCTGGAGAACGCCCCGGTCAACATCGGCTTCCTGGGCAAGGGCAACACCACGTCCGCCGAGTCGATGCGCGCCCAACTCCGCGCGGGTGCCGTCAGCTTCAAGATCCACGAGGACTGGGGCGCGACCCCCGCCGTGATCGACGCCTGTCTGAACGTGTGCGAGGACACCGGCGCCCAGCTCGCCGTCCACACCGACACGCTCAACGAGGCGGGCTTCGTCGACGCCACCTTCGCGGCCGTCGCCGGACGCACGCTGCACGCCTTCCACGTGGAGGGCGCGGGCGGCGGCCACGCACCCGACATGATCACGGCGGTCTCGCTGCCCAACATGCTGCCGAGCTCCACCAACCCGACGCGGCCGCACACCGTCAACACCGTCGAGGAGCACCTCGACATGCTGATGGTCTGCCACCACCTGAACCCGGCCGTGCCGGAGGACCTGGCCTTCGCCGAGTCCCGCATCCGCCCGACCACCATCGGCGCGGAGGACATCCTCCACGACCTCGGCGCCATCTCCATCATGTCCTCCGACTCCCAGGCCATGGGCCGTGTCGGCGAGGTCGTCCTGCGCACCTGGCAGACGGCGCACGTGATGAAGCGCCGCCGCGGCCCGCTCCCCGGGGACACCCGGGCCGACAACCACCGGGCCCGGCGGTACGTCGCCAAGTACACGATCAACGCCGCCATCGCGCAGGGCATCGAGCGCGAGGTCGGCTCCGTCGAGAGCGGCAAGCTGGCCGACCTGGTCCTGTGGGAACCGGCGTTCTTCGGCGTCAAGCCCGAAGTGGTCCTGAAGGGCGGCCAGATCGCGTACGCGCAGATGGGTGACGCCAACGCCTCCATCCCGACCCCGCAACCGGTCCTTCCGCGCCCGATGTTCGGCGGCCACGGCCGGGCGCCCGCCCGTAACTCCCTGACCTTCGTCACCCAGTCCGCGCTGGACGACGGCCTGCCCGAACGCCTCGCCCTCGAGCGGCAGTTCGTGCCGATCGCCTCCACCCGGGGCCGGACGAAGGCCGACATGCGCGAGAACGACGCCCTGCCGCGGGTCGAAGTCGCCCCCGACAGCTTCGCCGTACGCATCGACGGCGAACTCGTCGAACCCGCACCCGCCGCCGAACTGCCGCTCGCCCAGCGGTACTTCCTCTTCTGA
- a CDS encoding cytochrome c oxidase assembly protein, whose product MDHSGHGMHGMNMDLPPFTLGRGLEPSADPFFLIGCLVALALYGWGVVRLVRRGDKWPVGRTVSFVVGVLTILLVMCTKLNDYGMVLFSVHMVQHMIISMLSPILLLLGAPITLALRALPVAGRGRKGPRELLLALLHSRYVRIITHPAFTIPLFIASLYALYFTPLFDTLMGSKAGHIGMMVHFLAVGLVFFWPIMGVDPGPHRPGYLMRMLELFAGMPFHAFFGIALMMASEPMIDTYKNPPASLGVDALADQNAAGGIAWAFSEIPSVLVLIALLFQWYRSDQREGRRKDRAADRDGDKELEEYNAYLASLAARGR is encoded by the coding sequence ATGGATCACAGCGGGCACGGCATGCATGGCATGAACATGGATCTGCCGCCGTTCACGCTGGGGCGAGGCCTGGAACCCTCGGCCGACCCCTTCTTCCTCATCGGCTGCCTGGTGGCCCTCGCCCTCTACGGGTGGGGCGTCGTCCGTCTGGTGCGACGCGGCGACAAGTGGCCGGTGGGCCGCACCGTCTCGTTCGTCGTCGGCGTCCTGACCATTCTGCTTGTAATGTGCACCAAGCTGAACGACTACGGCATGGTCCTGTTCAGCGTGCACATGGTGCAGCACATGATCATCAGCATGCTCTCGCCGATCCTGCTGCTCCTCGGCGCCCCGATCACGCTGGCGCTCCGGGCCCTGCCGGTCGCGGGCCGCGGCCGCAAGGGCCCGCGCGAGCTGCTGCTCGCCCTGCTGCACAGCCGCTACGTACGGATCATCACGCACCCCGCGTTCACGATCCCGCTGTTCATCGCGAGCCTGTACGCGCTGTACTTCACGCCGCTCTTCGACACCTTGATGGGCTCCAAGGCCGGGCACATCGGCATGATGGTGCACTTCCTCGCCGTCGGCCTGGTGTTCTTCTGGCCGATCATGGGCGTGGACCCGGGCCCGCACCGGCCGGGCTATCTGATGCGGATGCTGGAGCTCTTCGCGGGCATGCCGTTCCACGCGTTCTTCGGCATCGCCCTGATGATGGCATCCGAGCCCATGATCGACACGTACAAGAACCCCCCGGCCTCGCTGGGCGTCGACGCGCTCGCCGACCAGAACGCGGCGGGCGGCATCGCCTGGGCGTTCAGCGAGATCCCCTCGGTGCTCGTACTGATCGCCCTGCTCTTCCAGTGGTACCGCTCCGACCAGCGCGAAGGCCGCCGCAAGGACCGCGCCGCCGACCGCGACGGGGACAAGGAGCTGGAGGAGTACAACGCCTATCTGGCGTCACTGGCGGCACGCGGACGCTAG
- a CDS encoding sensor histidine kinase, translating to MRRRRDWYTDIALFVFAMAFAVVSADSVATDADMSRGAQIADQVAGALACATVFLRRRWPVQVAVVLLLAGTYFHYLTGATLVALFSVAVLRPLRVTAAMAGVTLAQLVLFLARDPDPEHEATNSALTYFALVAGTIGWGLYVRKRRQLIASLEERAERAAGEARRQAREEIAREMHDVLAHRLSLLSMHAGALEFHPGASTAQVQRAAGVIRESAHLALEDLREVIGVLRASEPADSGGAGHGRPQPTLADLGRLVAESREAGMRISYEDRAAEPDAVTTAVGRTAYRIVQEGLTNARKHAPDAEVTVEISGGPRDGITLSVVNPLARREVERGIPGAGQGLIGLAERASLAGGHLEHGVENGDFALRAWLPWHGAKGAGG from the coding sequence ATGCGCCGCCGCCGTGACTGGTACACCGACATCGCCCTGTTCGTCTTCGCCATGGCGTTCGCCGTGGTCAGCGCCGACTCCGTGGCCACCGACGCGGACATGTCCCGGGGCGCGCAGATCGCCGACCAGGTCGCCGGAGCGTTGGCCTGCGCGACGGTGTTCCTCCGCAGGCGCTGGCCGGTGCAGGTGGCGGTGGTCCTGCTCCTTGCCGGCACGTACTTCCACTACCTGACCGGCGCGACGCTGGTGGCGCTGTTCAGCGTCGCGGTCCTGCGCCCGCTGCGCGTGACGGCGGCGATGGCGGGTGTCACTCTCGCGCAGCTGGTGCTGTTCCTGGCGCGCGACCCCGACCCCGAGCACGAGGCGACCAACTCCGCGCTGACCTACTTCGCGCTGGTGGCAGGGACGATCGGGTGGGGCCTGTACGTACGCAAGAGGCGCCAGCTCATCGCCTCGCTCGAAGAGCGTGCCGAGCGCGCCGCGGGCGAGGCGCGCCGACAGGCGCGCGAGGAGATCGCCAGAGAGATGCATGACGTGCTGGCGCACCGGCTGTCCCTGCTGAGCATGCACGCGGGTGCACTCGAGTTCCATCCAGGTGCCTCGACGGCGCAGGTGCAGCGCGCGGCAGGCGTGATCCGTGAGAGCGCGCACCTGGCGCTCGAGGACCTGCGCGAAGTCATCGGCGTGCTGCGCGCCTCGGAGCCCGCGGACAGCGGGGGAGCCGGCCACGGCCGGCCGCAGCCGACGCTGGCGGACCTGGGGCGCCTGGTGGCGGAGTCGCGGGAGGCGGGCATGCGGATCTCGTACGAGGACAGGGCCGCCGAACCGGACGCGGTGACCACCGCGGTGGGCCGCACCGCGTACCGCATCGTCCAGGAGGGCCTGACCAACGCCCGCAAGCACGCGCCGGACGCCGAGGTCACCGTCGAGATCTCCGGCGGCCCCCGGGACGGGATCACCCTCTCGGTGGTGAACCCGCTGGCGCGGCGGGAGGTGGAGCGGGGGATCCCGGGCGCCGGCCAGGGCCTGATCGGCCTCGCCGAGCGCGCCTCGCTGGCCGGCGGCCACCTGGAACACGGCGTCGAGAACGGCGACTTCGCACTCCGGGCCTGGCTGCCGTGGCACGGCGCGAAGGGCGCGGGCGGCTAG
- a CDS encoding 6-phosphofructokinase produces the protein MRIGVLTSGGDCPGLNAVIRSVVHRAVVDHGDEVIGFHDGWRGLLECDYRKLDLDAVGGILARGGTILGSSRVQPAHLRDGVERAKGHLVDLGLDAVIPIGGEGTLKAARLLSDAGLPIVGVPKTIDNDIAVTDVTFGFDTAVGVATEALDRLKTTAESHQRVLIVEVMGRHTGWIALHSGMAAGAHAIVVPERPFDIEELAEKVGERFEAGKKFAIVVAAEGAKPREGSMEFDEGVKDVYGHERFAGIARQLSIELEQRLGKEARPVILGHVQRGGTPTAYDRVLATRFGWHAVEAVHRGEFGRMTALRGTDIVTVPLAEAVETLKTVPDERYEEAECVL, from the coding sequence ATGCGCATTGGTGTCCTGACCTCCGGCGGCGACTGCCCCGGCCTGAACGCCGTCATCCGGTCCGTCGTCCACCGCGCCGTCGTCGACCACGGCGACGAGGTCATCGGCTTCCACGACGGCTGGCGGGGCCTGCTCGAATGCGACTACCGCAAGCTCGATCTGGACGCGGTCGGCGGCATCCTGGCCCGCGGCGGCACGATCCTCGGCTCCTCCCGGGTGCAGCCCGCCCATCTGCGTGACGGCGTCGAACGCGCCAAGGGCCACCTCGTCGACCTCGGCCTCGACGCGGTCATCCCGATCGGCGGCGAGGGCACGCTGAAGGCGGCCCGACTGCTCTCCGACGCGGGCCTGCCCATCGTCGGCGTGCCGAAGACCATCGACAACGACATCGCCGTCACCGACGTGACGTTCGGCTTCGACACGGCCGTCGGGGTCGCCACCGAGGCCCTCGACCGCCTGAAGACCACCGCCGAGTCGCACCAGCGCGTCCTGATCGTCGAGGTCATGGGCCGGCACACCGGCTGGATCGCGCTGCACTCCGGCATGGCGGCCGGCGCCCACGCCATCGTCGTGCCCGAGCGGCCCTTCGACATCGAGGAGTTGGCGGAGAAGGTCGGCGAGCGGTTCGAGGCGGGCAAGAAGTTCGCGATCGTCGTGGCCGCCGAGGGCGCCAAACCCCGCGAGGGCAGCATGGAGTTCGACGAGGGCGTCAAGGACGTCTACGGCCACGAGCGGTTCGCGGGCATCGCCCGGCAGCTCTCCATCGAACTGGAGCAGCGCCTCGGCAAGGAGGCCCGCCCGGTGATCCTCGGCCATGTGCAGCGCGGCGGCACCCCCACCGCGTACGACCGCGTGCTCGCCACCCGCTTCGGCTGGCACGCCGTGGAGGCCGTGCACCGCGGCGAGTTCGGCCGGATGACGGCGCTGCGCGGCACGGACATCGTGACGGTGCCGCTCGCCGAGGCCGTCGAGACGCTGAAGACCGTGCCCGACGAGCGGTACGAGGAAGCGGAGTGCGTGCTCTGA
- a CDS encoding subtilase-type protease inhibitor has product MRSLTVASAALLALAAGAVTAVPSAALSTDGTPPGEHAVFLTVSGDANTWIRGVLLSCAPEPSGYHPFAKEACADLDRVGGDFDALPREYRICTKEYAPVTVGATGTFQGRPVDWRKTYGNACEMEASTGYVFRF; this is encoded by the coding sequence ATGCGCTCGCTCACCGTCGCCTCGGCCGCCCTGCTCGCGCTCGCCGCGGGCGCCGTGACCGCTGTGCCGTCGGCGGCCCTGTCCACCGACGGGACCCCGCCCGGCGAGCACGCTGTCTTCCTGACCGTGTCGGGCGACGCGAACACCTGGATCCGCGGTGTGCTGCTGTCCTGTGCGCCCGAGCCGTCCGGATACCACCCCTTCGCCAAGGAGGCCTGCGCGGATCTCGACCGCGTGGGCGGCGATTTCGACGCGCTGCCGCGGGAGTACCGGATCTGCACCAAGGAGTACGCCCCGGTCACCGTCGGCGCGACCGGCACGTTCCAGGGGCGGCCGGTCGACTGGAGGAAGACGTACGGCAACGCGTGCGAGATGGAGGCGTCGACGGGGTACGTGTTCCGCTTCTGA
- a CDS encoding response regulator transcription factor has product MAAIKLVVVDDDPLVCSALSVMMGGADGIEIVGEAGDGGEVVALVERTRPDVVLMDIQMPGVDGLTATEQLRACADPPEVVVLTTFHADEQVLRALRAGAAGFVLKDTPPAEIVDAVRRVVAGDPVLSPEVTRQLISRAAAGEPDTGSENGRPDARARLGTLGERQREVALAVGQGKSNAEIAAALHMGLPTVKTHVSRILAKLGLNNRVQIALLVHDADPGPADSS; this is encoded by the coding sequence GTGGCTGCGATCAAGCTTGTGGTGGTCGACGACGATCCGCTGGTGTGTTCCGCCCTGTCGGTGATGATGGGGGGCGCCGACGGCATCGAGATCGTGGGGGAGGCCGGAGACGGTGGTGAGGTGGTGGCGTTGGTGGAGCGGACCCGGCCGGACGTCGTGTTGATGGACATCCAGATGCCCGGAGTGGACGGTCTCACCGCGACCGAGCAGTTGCGGGCGTGTGCGGATCCGCCCGAGGTGGTCGTCCTGACGACGTTTCACGCGGACGAGCAGGTGCTGCGGGCCCTGCGGGCCGGGGCCGCTGGATTCGTGTTGAAGGACACGCCTCCCGCCGAGATCGTCGACGCGGTGCGTCGGGTCGTCGCCGGGGATCCGGTGCTGTCCCCCGAGGTCACCCGGCAGCTGATCTCTCGTGCTGCCGCCGGGGAGCCCGACACCGGCAGCGAGAACGGCAGGCCCGACGCCCGGGCCCGGCTCGGCACGCTCGGTGAGCGGCAGCGCGAGGTGGCGCTCGCGGTGGGGCAGGGGAAGTCGAACGCCGAGATCGCCGCCGCGCTGCACATGGGCCTGCCCACCGTGAAGACGCACGTGTCACGGATCCTGGCCAAGCTCGGACTCAACAACCGCGTCCAGATCGCCCTGTTGGTGCACGACGCCGACCCCGGCCCGGCGGACAGCTCCTAG